The genomic DNA CGCGCTGGTCAAGGCGCTGTCGCTGAGGCTCTATGCCTTTCTGAACGAGCAGGATGTGGTTGGACAGACCGAGAATCGCGTGGTGTTCCGAATGCTGGATTGCCGGGTGCAATCGGCGCGCAAGCGCAAGTCGCTGCCTGATTTTCCCTGTAAGCCGGTCGGGCTGGTTGAGTACGAGTGGTTCGCCAAGACCATTGACCCGAGGATCGAGACCCGCTGCATCTGCTGCCCGCCGGACAAGCACCCCGATGACGTCTGGTGTGCGTGGGAGTTCACGCTCAGGCCAGAATGACGAAGGACGAGTTCCGCACTGCTCGACAGGGGCCGCCGGGGCCAATGTCGAATGACCGGAAGCCGACCATGAATGAGACGCCCGAGCACGAGCGGCCGCGGGAGCGGCTGGTCAAGGTGGGGGCCGCGAATCTCTCCGAAGTCGAGCTTCTGGCAATCATTATCAGTCGTGGCACCAAGGGAATGCCGGTGCGGGACATCGCACAGCAGCTCGTGAACCAGTTCCACTCCGTAGCCGAAGTGGGCCACGCAAGCGTCGAAGAGTTGATGCGAACACGCGGCATCGGTAAGGCAAAGGCGTGCCAGATAGTCGCCGCCTTCGAGCTGGCACGGCGCAGCGACGACACGCCCTGCGTGAAGGAGCGGGCCGACCTGTCTGACCCCAAAGAAGTGGCGCGTCGTGCGCGCTCAAGCGTGAAGGACTGGCGCAAGGAGTGCTTCCTGACATTCTATGTCGACTCTCGCAACCGACGCATCGGTGAGACCGAGGTATCGGTCGGCAGTTTGGACACAACTCTTGCGCATCCCCGGGAAGTCTTCGAGCGCGCAATCCGGGCCGGCGCTGCGAGCGTCATCGTCGCTCACAACCATCCGTCCGGAGACCCGACGCCATCGGACGACGACATCCGGCTTACGCGTCGTCTGATCGAGGCGGGGAAGATACTTGGTATCCGACTGCTCGACCACGTAGTGGTCTCGCGCGACAGCCACTACAGCTTTCGCGGCCACGCGCTGGTGTGAGGATGGGACGAGGGGTTAGGGGCTAGGGAT from bacterium includes the following:
- a CDS encoding DUF6125 family protein, producing the protein MSERFPQLTGLTRDELLGLIEDSAKNWLAHDGLWFQAVERAHGLDAAIKADAEAWRVFTVIEAKRIMERHGIAPGGGIPALVKALSLRLYAFLNEQDVVGQTENRVVFRMLDCRVQSARKRKSLPDFPCKPVGLVEYEWFAKTIDPRIETRCICCPPDKHPDDVWCAWEFTLRPE
- the radC gene encoding DNA repair protein RadC gives rise to the protein MNETPEHERPRERLVKVGAANLSEVELLAIIISRGTKGMPVRDIAQQLVNQFHSVAEVGHASVEELMRTRGIGKAKACQIVAAFELARRSDDTPCVKERADLSDPKEVARRARSSVKDWRKECFLTFYVDSRNRRIGETEVSVGSLDTTLAHPREVFERAIRAGAASVIVAHNHPSGDPTPSDDDIRLTRRLIEAGKILGIRLLDHVVVSRDSHYSFRGHALV